The DNA window TCACCGGTCGATTTCTCAGACGTCGGACAGTAACTCAAGCATTAATCATTGATACATACTGTAGAAAAGCATATAAACAGCATAACTTATGACAATAGTTCATGAAATACAACTTTCATAACATAAACCACTTTCTCCGTGATCTAACAGATTTTGAAAGGAACtatcttttcaaagaagtCGCCATTTGTATTAAGCGAGCATCAGtattatttttgtattACTGAGGACCTCATCGAATTTCattgtaaataaaaaaacGAAGTGCGTTTCAGCCATAGATTAAAATACCAACTACTGGATGACTATACCACAATACTAGAACAGCCTCATACATAATGCACCGATATAACTCGTCAACACCACCTGTGCGACCTCCGCCATGTGGGGACCCATTATCCATGCCAAATGAAAGTAAAACAGCTATTTcagttgaagaaatctATTCATATATTCTAAAGATCATAATCTTCGAATATATTAACGAACCACGTTTTCATAGAACACAATATCCTGAACGTAGAATAGTGTCTAATACGATTCCCataaatgattttaaatcacaatataataatagcaacaaaaatatcaatcgaaataaaagattatcATGGTTGCCAAGCACAACTGCAGAACTCGATGTAACAAGATTTGAAGAGCATAGTATAAACGCATTAAAAGATAGCTTAGAACGTTACCTCAATGGAGTTGCAattcagaagaaaaatgtcAGAACAGAGGAATATAGACGGTCCTTACTAAAATTATACAATGACTATTTCCTCAATCCTACAATGAAAAGGACTTTAGAATTGACTAGCAAACCAGAGGACTTAATAGTGTACTTCTCAAAGGTTGCTAATAACAATCTGAGCAAACTTAATGTCGAGAATCTACAGAACGAACTTCATGGGGAGATTTCCCtatttattgatttattgataacACTCGTTCCATCTGACGCACCTGGCTCTAtaactgaaaaattgagaCAGTACAAGGTTAATATAAATCCTACAAGAAGGCCGTTAACTAGCCGCAAATTACCCCAAAACAAGATTAATCAAGCTCTAGATGAGCCTTCAGGTAGGAGCGCTGGTGGCCCATCCATTAAAAATACTTCTCCTACTTTTAGATTTCAAGAAGTGAGTCATGCCTCCTATGTTGCTGCTCTATTTGGTATTGACCCCATTAAAATGGAGCAAGATATAATAAGGTTATCGAAAGATGTCACAAAAAGTGCTTTATGCGAAGAGTTTCGTCAAATTCGAAATAACCTCAATGCTGATAAAGGAAGACTTCgaattgaagattttgacgatgaattagaatatagAAAGTGGAAAACCTATGAAGTCAACGAAATCTCTAAGCTGGTCGAAAAATTCCAAGAGTTGAGAGAAAGAAGGCTACCAGATCAAAATGTGAGTACTGCAATTATTCCAAAAAGTGCGCataattcttttattatcttcatgtctatgattttgaaaaaagaatgtCAGAATAGTATGTCTTCTCTGAATCTTTCTCAGGATGCAATGTTTTTGATGACAAAAGTTTCGAAGTACTGGAGACTTGACTATCCAACAACCTTGGCCACATTATTATACACAGCTGCAAATATGgcaattttgaatgatgaagagTTAAATTTACCATTAACTGTCAATCTTTTCAGTATGCtaagaataaaatttctaaaatcagatgatatcattgatttcaGCAATTGGAATACATTAGACCGAAAGCTTtggatttcaaatttgaacttTACATCGAATCAATGTTTTTCATCCATTGACAATCTTTTATCTGGGTTATATGCTTCCGTACAGCCAAAGTTCTCTCCCATCCTATCGTTTTACTACACTAATATCCAATCAGATCTGGCTATCTATAATCCCAAAACATTGAGCAAGGAGAATTTCCGTTCTATTATGGCTAAATTGCGAAAGACAATTTTTAGAGCATCAGAACAGCATtatatttcattgattAAATCATTACCGCAAAGTGATCAACTAGaatttcatcatatttACGATTTAACTGAATCAGTCAAAGAAACTATTAAAACTATACAAAAAAGATACACCAAACCTCTCTTAGACGAAATAAATATTGCATTTTTATGCGCCGACACTTTGATCTCTGCATTTACTACCGACGTTACACAATTACTAGCACTTGcagaaagaaattgtaaTAGCACCAGCAAAAAAATAGCTCCTGTCGATGCACTTGAACTTTATGCAAACCTGCGAGAGTTGCgagatatttttattcagGTTCAAAATAAGAGAACGTTCCCTATCAATCTTGAGAATcgtttcaagaaatatttgacaGAGTTCACACAAAATGTCCGTAATCAGATCATCACTTCCATACGaacaataataaagaatgaaaaatgggAACATGTCAATACGGGTACGCCTTACAGTAGCTCAGTAAtcgatattttcaaaatgataCATGAATACATACAAAcagttgaaaatttcaattggGGTAATCCTTATCAGTTTGCCGTCTCAATTACACATATTCTTAAGGCATTTTCTGATGGCGTTTCACTTTATTCATTAGAAACATTACatttaattgaaagagACTTAAGATTACAAAAATCACCTATTCAATTACAAGAACCATCAAACTCATCATTTGCCTCAGAAGAGAAGAGGAAAAGTAGATTCTCCTTTCATGAAATGAAAAGTGCCCTTAAATCAAACGAGATGATCGTTCCTGCGCCTTACCAATATACAGTGAGGACATGTGTGCTTCTGAATAATTTGGAGGCTATGCTTTCAaaagttgaagaattagagGATCAAGTACAGCCAGAACGTCTTTCTATcataattaaaaattttgaaaatgagaaTAAATCAAAAGCATCTTTCTCGGACAATTACGAAGCAATGAAACACTTGTATACCATTCGTGTTATTGAAGCAAATGATATTAGAGGATATGGAAGTGATGGATTTTCAAACGCCGCTGTATCTTTGAGAAGCAGTAAATGGCAGCGAGAAATCGGTGCAACTAAAACGATACCCAGAAATAACAACCCTATATGggatgaagaatttgaagtaGAATTGGCACACAATGAAACATGTTCGATTATGTTCAACATTTGGCACCATCACTTAAGAAGATTTAAGTCATTGAATTCTGATGACTTATGTGGTAGAACTACCATTACATTAGCACCGCAGAATTTTCCAAGTGATGGGCTTCCTATTGAGAAGACGTTAAAATTAGATACTCAAGGTGAATTAGTTATACAGGTTTCTCTGGAGACAGAAAAAGTAGATCCGATGTTTGCTGTTGGAAGGATTTGTAGAAGTTTGTCAAGAGCTCGAGACAAGGCTATAGAATCACTAGTAAATAAGTTCTCCAGCTTTGTCAATTTTGCATTTTCTAGAGAGACTCTGAAGAGTGTTCATCATAACACTGGAAGTAAAAAGGTTTCCCAACATGAAATTTACGAGGCAATTGTACCACTATTTGATTATTTAAACTCCAATCTAAATATTTTAGCATCGGAACTAACACAGGACCTACTTTTTATGGTAATGCTCAGAGCATGGTCCCTTATCCTGAGCACAGCTGATAACCTACTTCTACCGCCACTATCTATCGCAAAGAACAAGCTGGCCTTAGCAAAAAGGACCATCTGGAATGTAGGCAATTCTTCAACTATCCCTGGTTACGGTCGCCCTTTGAGTCAAACAGAGGtagatattattttctcGTGGTTGAATGCATTATGTATAGACTTCTTCCACAATAACGGAGAAGGTCCTCCACTggagaatttgaagaataaaCTTTATCAGAATCTTTTGTTAATACCAAACCTTTACGACAAAAGCTCattagaattgaagaaagatataCAAAGATTAACCCCAACCTACGAATCATATGTAAGACATCTAAATGAGAAGGATAACTCAAAAGTTGTTGTTAGCAGGAAGCTTACAAGAATCGTTAGAAGAAGGACAATAATGTCTGCAGGGTCTAAGAAACTAAGCATTGACTCAGGAAGGCCGATAGATAGTAGTGATATAGAACAATTGGAGAGGGAAGTTGAGACGATGAATGTGATTCTTAGGATGTTAATGGCAAAAGGAGAACTAGACTATGTCTATAGACAATTGCACGAAAGAAAACtcaagagaaaagaaattattaaaaCCTACGTGGCGAAAAGAGTAAGTAAAGGCCAAAAAATAGCATATAAGTCATAGTTTATATCTACTTATAGACTCATAACCAGTCGACTACTGAAGGAAATGAGaataaatatctttttcatgCCACTTGCATTTAAGCTATTAATGGAATGAAGTGATACTCGCttattcaatgatttcCGCATCGTCcctaagaaaaaaacatcaAATTATACAAACAAACGTTACtttatttcaaatcttgACCTGATATACTCAATTGATTACAGCATTATAAATTTGCTAATATACTCTACAAAGTCATTGTACCAGATGATATTATGAATAATTGGCACCATCAATTCAATAACACTGCTGATCTAACTACTCATCTCCAAAAATCATACTTCCGCTACGATAACAAGGAAAAAGGAATAACAAGGTTGTCGTTCGACGACAGGGCTAACTTACTTTGGGTTGGGGATACATACGGTTGTGTGTCTTCATATAGTACTGGGTTTCGGCTTTATACCCGTTATAAGGGCCATATTGGAGGTACAAATGTAGCCGATGTTTTGACATTACGAGACGGTATCTTATCATTAAGTGATGACTCATTACATTTAGCCAGCAGGAGAGGTGTTACAATGCTGAATTTAACCAGCATGGATGTCGCAAGTTTTGGAGGATTGCAATCTATGTGCACTAAAACACCAGACAACCAAACCCAGATATATTGTGGCGGGTCCAATTTAGGAACTGGTTTAACATGCATAGATCTTCAGAAAGGACAAGTCTCTGGAGTTATTGATTACAAAAGTAAAGTACATTTTTTACAATCTAGCAACAAGTTAATAACAATTGGTAAGCAGTCAGGAGGAGTTGACTTACTGGATCCTAATTCCAATCTGGTGATAGAGTCATTTTCGGCTCATTCAGAGACGGTATCGTCTATGGATGTCAGAGATTATACACTAGTAACATGTGGTACGTCTCGAAGATTTAATAGCTCCTTTGCCGATCCCTTCATTACGGTTTATGATTTAAGGACGATGACACAACTGCCACCTATATCGTTCTCAAAAGGTACAACCATGGGTGCTGGTGGTGCAGACTTTGTGAAGCTCCATCCAGTACTTCCAACTGTAATGATTGCTGCGTCCAAAAATGGAccatttgatttcatcGATTTATCGAACCCTATTTTAAGAACACAATACGTCCATCCAGGacaagaaataaaagatttgataatatccCCGAATGGAGACAATATCACTGTCTTAGAAATTGACAATACTGTAAGTACTTGGAGCAGATCGCAAAACGTAGGTCAATTTACAAATACACCCGGCATTCTTGAATATCCAGATTTTGTTGATGATGGTGCTCATTTAAAATTAACCGATGTGGACGATAAAGAATTTCCGTTAAGTTCTGTGGGGTTGCCTTATTACAATGAAAAGCTCTTATCAGCGTGGCCTTACACAGTTTTTGGCAGCGAAGGAACTGTTCCAAGACCCATCGACGCACATTTATCCATATCATCCACTCAAAATGCAAAAGCGTCTAAAAATGGTATTTTAAATAGGAACTTATTAACGAAAGAGTTTCCATTTTATCTATATGATAAAACAAGATTTGGTGGTAGAAATGTTGTCCAACAATATGTTTCCTTAAGggatcaaagaaaaaagataacTTCGACGAACAAAGAGAATATATTCACTTATAAAATCAGTGACGATTGTGCAATTCCTCCCGCGTACAGACAACTGCCGTTTACATACGGTCGTTATGGGAGTGAgcaatttgattttgacGCTTTTAATAAAACACCGTATCCCGGTTTGAGTGCCGATGTGGATAATGTCTATACGAATGCTGTTCTGCAACTGTATAGATTTGTAcctgaaatatttaatttcgTTGTTGGATGtttgaaagatgaaaattttggcaaGGCAAATCTTTTGTCAGAGCTAGGATATCTTTACGACATGATGGACAGATCAAAAGAAAGGGTTTGTAGATCATCTAATTTCCAGacttcattaaatttaaGCCCGGAGGCTGACGAGCTAGGACTATTAGACCAATCTACACACAATGTTGAATTAATGCAGAAAGCAACACTTTCTTCAGAGAAATTACAGAAAAGCATAGCgcaaaaattcaatgaatttattttaagaaaactattgaaagaagaatttgaaagtaCCGGGCATCATATAACACTTGAGCAATGTTTTGGGTTTGAACTTGTTTCAGAAATGAGATTCAAGTGTAAACACCATAAAACACAGAGGGATATTGTTCCTAGCTTGGCTATCTTGCTTCCAGCGAGAAATGGGATCAAACACCCAAACAAAAAGCAAAACTGTCAGACAATATTGCCATATATTGaatcttcaatgaaaagactgaaatattttgataacATCTGTAATGTATGCCACAAGGAAGGTGTTACTGAGTACGAAAGGacgatttcaaatttaccGCCGCTACTTTCTTTGGAATTATTGTTATCGGACTCTGAGTGGAAGGATGCTAAACCTTTCAAGAACTGGTTGTCCAAGGAGTTCTATGCCACAATTTACAATAATAAAGCAGTTTTAAGAAATAATccaaatgaaataaaaacGGATAGCCAGATTTTCAAATACGAATTAAATGGATATGTTGCCCGAATTACTGATGTTGACGGGAAATCCAGGCTTGTAACCTTCGTGAGAATATATGATGAGGTTGCAGATCGCTTCAAATGGTATATGTTCAATGATTATCTGGTAGTTGaagttgatgaagaagaggctTTGAATGTTTCTTATTGGTGGAAAAAGCCAGAAATAGTAATTTATTGCGACGCTGAAGAACTACGAAAACCTTTTTTCTCTGTGGATACATATTCTATTAACTATAACATTCTTTACAGAGATCATTTCAGTAACGGTATTAGAGCAAGAAGAGCAAGTGAGTTTAAATTACTAACTTTAGAAGAGGCCCCAACTCCCGGGAGTCTAGTTGCAATTGATGCTGAATTTGTCTTATTGAATGATGAGCTCAATGAAATAGATTGTCAAGGAATAAAGACCATTGTCCGATCGAAGAAAACGGCATTAGCACGATTATCGATGGTGAGAGGCTCTGATGGGGATTCCTTTGGAATCCCCTTCGTGGATGACTACATTGTCAATACAACTGCGATCGAAAACTATTTGACAAAATACAGTGGTATCTTACCAGGTGACTTAGACCCTGAGAGAAGTACAAAACCATTAGTTACCAGAGACGTCGCATATCGTAAAGTTTGGCTATTAATGCAGCTGAAGTGTGTTTTTGTGGGGCATGGTCTGAAGAACGATTTTAGGAATATTAATATATGTGTACCAAAGGAACAAGTCAGAGATACTGCAATTTACTTTTTACAAGGTAAGAgatttctttcattgaGATATTTGGCCTTTGTGTTGCTCGGCCAAAGTATACAGGAAGATAATCATGACTCTATTGAGGATGCTTATACAGCCTTAGTTCTGTACAAGAAATACCTCGATTTAAAAGAGGGAGGAAATTTACAGCAAGTCATAGATAGCCTATATGAGGAAGGTCGCGCATTAAACTATAAAGTGCCCGAAAACTCTAATACCGGGACTCCACAACCATCGGCTATGGAGTAGAACTATTTACTTTTACATGAGGGTCAACGATATAgacaaattatttatttaattaatttacaaaaaaacaagaaaaagtgcaaaataaattaatgatCTTACAAAAAGTGCATAACATGATAACCATCTGCGACTGTAATGGATTACCTATTTCTAAGATTGGAAAAATACTATTCTACTCCGATACGGGGAGTCGAACCCCGGTCTCCACGGTGAAAGCGTGATGTGATAGCCGTTACACTATATCGGATTatctttttgtaaaaaattaatacGAAAATGCACTGCCACCGTATTTCATAATAATCACATGACCTTAAATTTCAGCTTACCCGGCggcaaattttgaaaaaaaattcttgtaCTGTTCAATACAAGAAGTTTTCCATAAAAGCTTTGTGCACACTAATagaatataatatattatattgaGAGATTCATAGCTTAACACAAACAATTATTTACTCAAGATGGGGAATTTAGAGGAATTTGATGAGTTGAAGTGGAACCATTCTGCAAGGAGGCTAGATACACCATCGACGTATTTATTGAGGAAAGCAAGAAGGAATCCAAATGGTCTTCAGGAATTGCGTGCATCGCTAGTCTCCTCTACAATTTATGTAGGAAATCTCTCTTTTTATACATcagaagaacaaatatatgaacttttttcaaaatgtgGTACCATAAAAAGAATAGTCATGGGCCTAGATAGATTCAAATTCACACCTTGTGGATTTTGCTTTGTCATATATAATGAACCGAAAGAAGCATTAAACGCGGTCAAATATTTGTCTAACACCAAGTTAGATGATAAAAAGATTACAATAGATCTAGATCCAGGATTTGAAGATGGTAGGCAATTCGGTAGAGGAAGAAGTGGTGGTCAAGTTAgtgatgaattgaaattcgAATTTGATGCCTCAAGGGGTGGGTTCTCTGTTCCACTAGCACAACGTATAGGTAATAGGTTTAATCAGGAGCAAATCCAATTTGCGGCCCCAAACTCTGCATTCAACTTTGTTCCACCGGCAATGGGCGGTTTTGATGCCAGTGGCGACTACGACCAAGACGAAGATAATTATATTCCCCAATAAGCTATTTGCTATAAACTTAAATATGTATAAATAGGTAATTTGCAAGATGTATAATAACCAAAAAAGttaattgaatatttgtaaAAAGGCATatcaatgaatatatatgaaaacgtaaaaaaaataaaataatcaaacaaataaataaataaaatgacAAGATCAAGGAGATGAAAATCCAAAAGTTTTAATTGGATTTTATactatcattatcattatcaaaattttccttttgtaAGTAATCGTTATTATTCGTACTTACATCTGACTTCTTGtttgtttcaattctaTCGATTAATTTTCTACGTCTTGACATAATAGATTTTCTTTGAGTAGAAGGGTTAGATAGTATGAAATTGTCatcatctttcttcaaatgcTGATTATTTGCTTCCATggtaattttattttctggaGAATCAAAATAGTCGGTAAAGACTTTTCTCCTCCTGACATTTATGAaccaatttgataattgaaTCTTCGTCAGCCCAGTTTGCTTCAATAgttcatttttctctattGCAGTTGGGTACGGATTACCAAGATGATTAACCAAccaattattcaaaatttgaacagTTTCTTTTGGTAAGTTAGATCTCTTTCCTGTACCTTTTTTACTTTTGAGAATACTGTTGTGATTAGTATTATCATTGGCTTTCGGACTTCTTTGGAAGTCGGTATTCTCATTATTAGAGTCAATTATTGAAGTACTGTGTCtcctttgaagaaatttctttgcATCTTCATTTCTAAAACTGTTCGTGTTTATGATGTTTGCAGTAAATCGTTGAGgttgatgatgaaagtgGTGATGAAGATTATTCAAAGGACTACGTGGAGAATGGATATTGTTATTGTGAATGGTGGCAGAGTGAGGAGGGGACGTTGGTACATATTCTTTGAGTCCTTTTAAAGAAGGTTCTTGAATGAAGTGAGTCGCACTGGCGGTGCCACTGAAGTTCCGATTAGGAGGATACTTATTACTTGTGGGACTTGAATTATAATGTGAAGCTGGGGAGGTAACACTGAAACTGGAAGAAGCTGGTGAGGTTAGAGGTTGCTGTGAGTTGAAGATGCTAGGGTCGTCATTAGCCCCTGATCTCATATAACTGTAATAGTTAGAGTAGTCGTTGGAATATTTCGGAAGATAAGTATTTAGATTTGGTGGTGACACTGGAGGAGAAAGTGATTGATTATTATATCTTGTTGGTGAAAACAGTATATTTGTGTCATGTACGATGGATTTACCATTAGCGTTCATGCTGCCAGTTCTAACAGGACTGGCAAGAAGAGTTGCACCATTTGTAGGGACCACAGATGCAACATTCGTAACACTTTTTTGGTCCTTGTCTATGGCATCAAATAAAGTCCTGATAGGAGGTAAAGTAACTTGTTGATTGGAAAAACTCATGATAAATTGCTATTTCGATAATTTGGCATATAAGGTGAGATAATGCAAAAAAACAGTAATTCAGCTGGGTATAATAATCGATATAGTATCTGTAAAGATTCTTGattaattaaattatttaattatAGTGTATGACAATGTAAGTTGAAGTATAatctttattcaaaaaaaactCCTTGGTTGTAGCCAGTGTAACTAATATTACTATGATTAAGGAAATAATTAAAATGTATGACTAAAACTGCTTATTGTGCTAAGTTTAAGTTTTTTATAGTAGCTGAGGCCAATAGTAGCAATAACGATAAAATTGAGAGTTGATGAAGTTAAAAGCTGTTATCAGAAATCTGGAATTAGTAACAAATAATCCAAGGTGTAAAAACTAGGGATTTACTGGTGAAATATACACATGTACGTGAATATAATCTagagtatatatattgtatGGAATATCGGTGCAACTGGAGTAAGAAGCTTAATGAAGAAGTCAGAGATTACCAAAAGATACTCGGAGGGATACTACAATGTTTGAGATAACTAATTACAAGGTCAGTATGATCAACTGAATTCGATTAAATAAATCCATCAATACCGAAAAACCCCCAAATGGCAATGGCAGGTATGCTAAGAAACAGAGAATGAATTAAGTCAAAATGAATACAAGAataaaaagcaaaaaaaaggcACAAATCATTTCCATTTACTGCTGCCCTGTAATATCAACTAATCCAACGAACGTCATAAATTTGATGGGAAATGGGAAGAAGGCGGAAATCCGCCGGGGTGGTAAATCCCAAAAGCGTCGTGGGATGAAAATCCCGAAAGGATGTTGTTCACTggagagagagagagagagagagagagacAGAGAGACAGAGAATTTGTATATGTGGTACAGATATCTGTTCACATTGTTTTGATGGGACCTAGAGTAACTCTGAGAAGGAAGTCTCTTTCGCTATCGTTAGAGAGTAAAAAAACCGTAACTATGGGAGGAGAAAGCCAGAGAGAGGAAAAGTGACAGGGAAAGTACACACAGTCAGGATCTGTAAATTCTTGCAGACGACACATCCTTGAGAGGTTGTCGCAACACGGAGATGGCCATTCTTGATTGTTGCCAATCCCTAGTAAGTAGATTAGTACAGGTCAAGATTCGAAGATCCGGTCAGAATGTGTGGGCCCAACCCATGCAAATCTGTCATCAGCCCTTCCTTTGTGGTAAATTCAGTGAGACATTCCTTGTTGAGACAAGATGGTaacttttcaaatgatgCACGATTCACTACGGAAACAACGAAGACGCTTACTTAAGGATTGGCTTTTTGTACCGCAATTCTTTGACGGAGGGTAAGAAAGTCCGCAAAGAAATTGTTATTTAATCCCTTTTTTTGGATTAACAAAAGCTTTCTCTGATGGAATCGTCCTATAGAGGGCATAGGACGTTTACGGGTTTTTAAGAAGAATATACATAGCACGCGTAACTTCATGTGGAGGATATGTCAAGCTACTAACAGTTTCC is part of the Kazachstania africana CBS 2517 chromosome 1, complete genome genome and encodes:
- the CBC2 gene encoding nuclear cap-binding protein subunit CBC2 (similar to Saccharomyces cerevisiae CBC2 (YPL178W); ancestral locus Anc_6.171), which codes for MGNLEEFDELKWNHSARRLDTPSTYLLRKARRNPNGLQELRASLVSSTIYVGNLSFYTSEEQIYELFSKCGTIKRIVMGLDRFKFTPCGFCFVIYNEPKEALNAVKYLSNTKLDDKKITIDLDPGFEDGRQFGRGRSGGQVSDELKFEFDASRGGFSVPLAQRIGNRFNQEQIQFAAPNSAFNFVPPAMGGFDASGDYDQDEDNYIPQ
- the KAFR0A04340 gene encoding uncharacterized protein (similar to Saccharomyces cerevisiae YOR296W; ancestral locus Anc_8.765) is translated as MHRYNSSTPPVRPPPCGDPLSMPNESKTAISVEEIYSYILKIIIFEYINEPRFHRTQYPERRIVSNTIPINDFKSQYNNSNKNINRNKRLSWLPSTTAELDVTRFEEHSINALKDSLERYLNGVAIQKKNVRTEEYRRSLLKLYNDYFLNPTMKRTLELTSKPEDLIVYFSKVANNNLSKLNVENLQNELHGEISLFIDLLITLVPSDAPGSITEKLRQYKVNINPTRRPLTSRKLPQNKINQALDEPSGRSAGGPSIKNTSPTFRFQEVSHASYVAALFGIDPIKMEQDIIRLSKDVTKSALCEEFRQIRNNLNADKGRLRIEDFDDELEYRKWKTYEVNEISKLVEKFQELRERRLPDQNVSTAIIPKSAHNSFIIFMSMILKKECQNSMSSLNLSQDAMFLMTKVSKYWRLDYPTTLATLLYTAANMAILNDEELNLPLTVNLFSMLRIKFLKSDDIIDFSNWNTLDRKLWISNLNFTSNQCFSSIDNLLSGLYASVQPKFSPILSFYYTNIQSDLAIYNPKTLSKENFRSIMAKLRKTIFRASEQHYISLIKSLPQSDQLEFHHIYDLTESVKETIKTIQKRYTKPLLDEINIAFLCADTLISAFTTDVTQLLALAERNCNSTSKKIAPVDALELYANLRELRDIFIQVQNKRTFPINLENRFKKYLTEFTQNVRNQIITSIRTIIKNEKWEHVNTGTPYSSSVIDIFKMIHEYIQTVENFNWGNPYQFAVSITHILKAFSDGVSLYSLETLHLIERDLRLQKSPIQLQEPSNSSFASEEKRKSRFSFHEMKSALKSNEMIVPAPYQYTVRTCVLLNNLEAMLSKVEELEDQVQPERLSIIIKNFENENKSKASFSDNYEAMKHLYTIRVIEANDIRGYGSDGFSNAAVSLRSSKWQREIGATKTIPRNNNPIWDEEFEVELAHNETCSIMFNIWHHHLRRFKSLNSDDLCGRTTITLAPQNFPSDGLPIEKTLKLDTQGELVIQVSLETEKVDPMFAVGRICRSLSRARDKAIESLVNKFSSFVNFAFSRETLKSVHHNTGSKKVSQHEIYEAIVPLFDYLNSNLNILASELTQDLLFMVMLRAWSLILSTADNLLLPPLSIAKNKLALAKRTIWNVGNSSTIPGYGRPLSQTEVDIIFSWLNALCIDFFHNNGEGPPLENLKNKLYQNLLLIPNLYDKSSLELKKDIQRLTPTYESYVRHLNEKDNSKVVVSRKLTRIVRRRTIMSAGSKKLSIDSGRPIDSSDIEQLEREVETMNVILRMLMAKGELDYVYRQLHERKLKRKEIIKTYVAKRVSKGQKIAYKS
- the PAN2 gene encoding poly(A)-specific ribonuclease (similar to Saccharomyces cerevisiae PAN2 (YGL094C); ancestral locus Anc_6.176), which gives rise to MNNWHHQFNNTADLTTHLQKSYFRYDNKEKGITRLSFDDRANLLWVGDTYGCVSSYSTGFRLYTRYKGHIGGTNVADVLTLRDGILSLSDDSLHLASRRGVTMLNLTSMDVASFGGLQSMCTKTPDNQTQIYCGGSNLGTGLTCIDLQKGQVSGVIDYKSKVHFLQSSNKLITIGKQSGGVDLLDPNSNLVIESFSAHSETVSSMDVRDYTLVTCGTSRRFNSSFADPFITVYDLRTMTQLPPISFSKGTTMGAGGADFVKLHPVLPTVMIAASKNGPFDFIDLSNPILRTQYVHPGQEIKDLIISPNGDNITVLEIDNTVSTWSRSQNVGQFTNTPGILEYPDFVDDGAHLKLTDVDDKEFPLSSVGLPYYNEKLLSAWPYTVFGSEGTVPRPIDAHLSISSTQNAKASKNGILNRNLLTKEFPFYLYDKTRFGGRNVVQQYVSLRDQRKKITSTNKENIFTYKISDDCAIPPAYRQLPFTYGRYGSEQFDFDAFNKTPYPGLSADVDNVYTNAVLQLYRFVPEIFNFVVGCLKDENFGKANLLSELGYLYDMMDRSKERVCRSSNFQTSLNLSPEADELGLLDQSTHNVELMQKATLSSEKLQKSIAQKFNEFILRKLLKEEFESTGHHITLEQCFGFELVSEMRFKCKHHKTQRDIVPSLAILLPARNGIKHPNKKQNCQTILPYIESSMKRLKYFDNICNVCHKEGVTEYERTISNLPPLLSLELLLSDSEWKDAKPFKNWLSKEFYATIYNNKAVLRNNPNEIKTDSQIFKYELNGYVARITDVDGKSRLVTFVRIYDEVADRFKWYMFNDYLVVEVDEEEALNVSYWWKKPEIVIYCDAEELRKPFFSVDTYSINYNILYRDHFSNGIRARRASEFKLLTLEEAPTPGSLVAIDAEFVLLNDELNEIDCQGIKTIVRSKKTALARLSMVRGSDGDSFGIPFVDDYIVNTTAIENYLTKYSGILPGDLDPERSTKPLVTRDVAYRKVWLLMQLKCVFVGHGLKNDFRNINICVPKEQVRDTAIYFLQGKRFLSLRYLAFVLLGQSIQEDNHDSIEDAYTALVLYKKYLDLKEGGNLQQVIDSLYEEGRALNYKVPENSNTGTPQPSAME
- the TOS8 gene encoding Tos8p (similar to Saccharomyces cerevisiae TOS8 (YGL096W) and CUP9 (YPL177C); ancestral locus Anc_6.170); the protein is MSFSNQQVTLPPIRTLFDAIDKDQKSVTNVASVVPTNGATLLASPVRTGSMNANGKSIVHDTNILFSPTRYNNQSLSPPVSPPNLNTYLPKYSNDYSNYYSYMRSGANDDPSIFNSQQPLTSPASSSFSVTSPASHYNSSPTSNKYPPNRNFSGTASATHFIQEPSLKGLKEYVPTSPPHSATIHNNNIHSPRSPLNNLHHHFHHQPQRFTANIINTNSFRNEDAKKFLQRRHSTSIIDSNNENTDFQRSPKANDNTNHNSILKSKKGTGKRSNLPKETVQILNNWLVNHLGNPYPTAIEKNELLKQTGLTKIQLSNWFINVRRRKVFTDYFDSPENKITMEANNQHLKKDDDNFILSNPSTQRKSIMSRRRKLIDRIETNKKSDVSTNNNDYLQKENFDNDNDSIKSN